DNA sequence from the Orcinus orca chromosome 2, mOrcOrc1.1, whole genome shotgun sequence genome:
GGGAAAAAATTCAGCGACAGCTCAACCCTCATCAAACATCAGAGAACCCACACAGGTGAGAGACCCCATGAGTGCCCGGAGTGTGGGAAGACTTTCGGACGGAAACCACACCTCATAATGCACCAAAGAACCCACACAGGAGAGAAGCCCTACACGTGCCTCGAGTGTCATAAAAGCTTTAGTCGCAGCTCCAATTTCATCacccaccagaggacccacacGGGAGTGAAGCCTTACAGGTGTAATGACTGTGGGGAGAGTTTCAGCCAGAGCTCGGATTTGATTAAGCACCAGCGAACCCACACAGGAGAAAGGCCCTTTAAGTGCCCGGAGTGCGGGAAGGGCTTTAGAGATAGTTCCCATTTTGTGGCTCACATGAGCACTCACTCAGGAGAAAGGCCGTTCAGTTGTCCTTACTGCCACAAAAGTTTCAGTCAGAGCTCGCATCTGGTCACGCACCAGAGGACACACACAGGTGAGAGGCCTTTTCAGTGTGACAGCTGTGGGAAAGGATTTGCCGACAGCTCTGCCCTCATCAAGCACCAACGGATCCACACAGGAGAAAGACCCTATAAATGTGGCGAGTGTGGGAAGAGCTTCAATCAGAGCTCCCACTTCATTACCCATCAACGAATCCACTTAGGAGACAGACCCTATCGCTGTCCTGAGTGTGCCAAAACCTTCAATCAGCGTTCGCATTTTCTCACACACCAGAGAACACATACGGGAGAAAAACCGTTTCACTGTAGTAAATGTGACAAGAGCTTCCGACAGAAGGCACACCTTTTATGCCATCAGAACACCCATTTGATCTAGGAGATAGTCTTTAATGGTTCTTCTCCTCCCTTTCAAATTTCCATTGCTATTATCTTTAAGCGCTCCAAATAGAGAAAACCTGAAACTGGGTGTCGGCGGCTCAAGTCGGGCCCTGATCTGTTCTCTTTTTCCGTGCTTTAATGGTGAGGATAAACCTACAGGGTCCAAATAATGTTCTAAACACAAAAGGCATTCCTTCAGTGTTTTTGACTGACTCTTGGACAGAAAAATGTGAGTTTAATGCTTGATGCCTGGTTACTAAAAGAGAAGTGAGATAAATGTAGTCACATTCTCATCGTTAATGATTCATATTTGATATCTTATACAAAGCCCTTGATACAATGCCTGGCCTTTAAAAGACACTCAGTACAGGGTTGGTTGCTTTCATCAGCCTTATTACTCAATGAGGAATTTATTATTGCAGCCCCACAAGCCCAGAACTTGCAAGAAATTAGACTGGAACTAGAAGATTCGGGGTGTGAACACATAgatttaataaaacagaaaacactctCCTAATCCAGTGCTACGCAGTCACCAGATGTCTCATTGCCATGACAAGGCAGAATTATCATAGAGGATGTCTGCAGTCTTGTGACTTGGAGACTAGAAGAATTTTAGAAGCTCTTTGTACAGCAGTGTATGAGGTACTCCCCCTGGAAGTTTGCTGCCATCTGAGGCATAGAAAATATCCTGTGATGAACAGTCCAGAGGAACCTGGATGAGGACTGTAAAATTCTGGAAGCAAAGTTGCTGAGAATGTTAAATGATATTGCAGGGATCCTTCCTGGCATTTAGCTGAAGGATGTAACCCTTGTTTTGTAATTTGCTGGGTCACTGGCCCTTTAGTTGTAAGTTAAGGCAAGTCTCTGATCCTTTTAGGGTCATTCATTTTATGCACTAGTATAGTCCTCTATTTAATTGAAGAAATGGAGGGAAGGCAGTGTGTTGGAAGGCACACCAACTTCGTTGAGAAGGTGAGGTGTTTGTGTCTTGGCCCCTTGACACTTAATTTGGCCAGACTTTCCCCTTCTCTCAGGCCCTACCTTACTTACCTCACAAGGTTACTGTGAGGATCTGATATATatacacgcacgtgcacacacacgcaagCACTTTGTTGTTAAACTATAAAGTGTAATACCTGTAAAGTTTAATGTTACGGTATTGTTGCCAGTGTCTTTTCTTCCAAGGAGCTGTGGCTAATGTTTCCGAAGGTGTCCCACTTTCTCTCATATTGAGGGACTTCTTTTTTTACCTATTGAAAACCTAAGGCCTTCAAATGCTCAACTCATTATGTGACTCATTACGGGTCACGTGATGAACTAACGGAAGAGCCAGGATATCTCTGCAGGTCTCCTCTTCAACAACATGGAACAGACCAGCTCTAGGATTTGTTAGAGTGTCTCTGAGACACCACAGGCCTGGAGGACCCATATTATATCCATCAAACCACTCTGAATTTGGAAATGATGGAGGGATGTAGCCTACATGCCCGAGAGCTTTATAGGGTCCTGTGCTGGGGTCCTCGATCCTCATGGCAGATATAAGTGGTTAAGGAGGGAGTTGGGTGTTGAACACTCCAGAGAGAAGAGTGGGGGACTGAAGGTGTTTTCTTTCAAGCTTTCCTGTGTCAATACAGACTAAATTAATACATCAGCCTTGGAACACTAGTTCTCTTCCATTATATGGAGTACCACCTGAGTGCTGTAACTCATGTGGGGATAGAACTCAGCTGATAACCTAAACTCTTTCTTTAATAGgtaattatcagaaaaaaaaaaatctggggcttccctggtggcgcagtggttgggagtccgcctgccgatgcaggggacgcgggtttgtgccccggtccgggaagatcccacatgccgcggagtggctgggcccgtgagccatggtcgctgggcctgcgcgcctcagcgggagaggccacaacagtgagaggcccgcgtaccgcaaaaaaaaaaaaaaaaaaaatctggttaaTCCAGAGATGTAAATTCTTAAAATGTGAGCCCAGACCAGTAGCATTatcatcacctgggaacttgttagaaatgcaaattctaagtccccaccccagacctactgaactgGAAACTCTAGGGGTGGGGTCCAGCAATATGTGGcttaataagccctccaggtgattatAATGCATacccaaggttgagaaccactgctttaaaagGTAGCTCTTCTACTAAATGTAGACACAGTACTATTATTGCTCCTACCAAAAATGAACAGTGATTTTGTAATCATCAAATACTCCAGTCAATATTCACGTTTCCCTAATTatcttgtgttttttgtttttatttatttatttatttttttggccttgctgcatggtttgcgggatctcagttccccgaccaggaattgaacctgggccgctGCAgcgaaagtgccgagtcctaaccactggaccgccagggaattccctgtttttattttttagagaccAAATAAGGTCTCTACATTCAATTGGTTGATATATTCCTCACAAaatcctccctcttctctctctctctcactttttcttgtatttcatttgttgaaaaaaaaccTTGTCCTTTAACTGTCTCCCACAGGTCTGTATTTGGCTAATTCCATCCTATGGGGGTCCTTTAACATGCTCCTCTATCCTCTGCTTTCCTAATATTGGTAGTTGGATCTGTAAACATGATCAGGTTCAGATTTGGGAGAGGGGGGGCAAGAATACTCCATAGTGATCTTATGTAACTTCTATCAAGAGGTACCTggcgttttgtttttgttttcgtttttctgtctcttttcttgtaatgttagCAGCCATCGATAAGCCCTGATTTCACTTCGGTTTGCCAAATGATGATATTTTAAATCCGTCGctccttcttcatttattagttgAAATACTTCTATAAAGAGAACTACCCCTAATCAACTATTTGGTTTTTCCCTGAGGTACAGTTTGTATAGGAACAGCTCAACAGCTGCTTGATTAGgactcctttgatttttttcttttaatatcactATATAAATTTTGGCCTCCATGCCTTAGATTTCGGAGCCCCTTCCAGTGAGAGACTCTTCTCTGACAGGACATTTATACATGCATACAACTCAGAATAACTTTTCTCATGGCCTTTGATGTTTTTCTCCTGCCTACCCCTCTCCAGTTTGTCTAGGTTCGCCAGAAAGCATTGTGCTGAAGAGCTCACTAAATACTTGAGTGATTCCTCAGGGATGGACTTGCTAAGTTGCCAATTAATATTTCCCGATACTATCCAGGCCTGAAAACAGGAGAGGAAATTACATTCCCATTAGCTGGGAATGGTTTTACATCCCTTTCATGGTAATATGAGAGTATACCATCTTCATTTATCTTATCTACCCAAGCATTGTTCTAAATCAAATATGATCAGTATGTtaaataataacagcaataagGTATAACAATCAGATCAGAAGGTAAGGAAAAAAACTGGCAGGCAGAGGTACGGGGTAATTCATGTGAAATCCAGGGGTACCATCTCTCCAGGGGAGGAAGTGTTTCGGCCTGGGGCGGGGGTACAACAGGGAATGAGAAAGTTCGGACATTCTGAGAATCTGGCACTGGATTAATGTGAAATGTCCTAGAAGAGTGTCCTGCAAGAAGGAGTCAGTTAGAGGACATGGAGGGACACAAAAGCTGCATTATTAGCACAAGCAGGCATAACCCTCACCCCAGCTAGGAATGTGATGTGTGCTCATGGTCTGTGAGCAACCCTAGATTTAGGAGGCAGGGTGTGGAAGCAGCACAGAACCAAGGGTCTGAAGAGCCAGCCTCTGGTTTTGGTGAGGTTATTTACTAGCCATCTGGTTTTGGACAGGTCAGTTGATCACTCTAGGCTTCAGTCTATCTGAGAAATCAGAAAAAACATCTTTGTCTCTAACACTTTACAAATTTGGGGCTCTCACAGACCCTAGGATCGTCCACGTCGAGAGCAAGCGCTTCCACACGGACACCTTCAAGCTCTGAGGGGATAAAAGCAGGTCATCGATAGCctggctccctctctctctcccactcctcGGCCCTCCCCAGGCTCTGGCCCCTCCTATGCAGACTTCCTAGTAGTATTTAACAGACAGCTCACTGGCTTATAACATAAATAGTCTTTTTCTTTCACCCTGTTTCTCATATTGTACAGATGTGTCTACCTTATAAGATGTGAGCTCTTGAGGGGCGATGCATGACTTGCTTTGCGGCTCTGCTACCTGCCCCCTACCCCGCGCCCCCCAGCCATGAGCAGGGAATACTTAAATGGTATTGGCGAGAGTCAAGATGACTGACTTttcatagttccctttgtttCTACCCTATGACTGGGCTTCTTGCACattctccacacctcctctctccctcacttcAGAATCCACATCATCACCAAGCCCTATCAGCTTTACCTCCCAGATTCCTCTCAACCCCATCTGTCAGCCGTCCCATCTCCACCACTAAGCTCTTGTCCCAGGGGACCACCATCTCTCGTCTGAATTCCTGCAGTGGCCTCCCAACTGACGTCGCAGGTttgatttgattttatatttttgtttttatgtatgtatgtattatttatttatttattttgcgatacgcagacctctcactgttgtggcctctcccgttgcggagcacaggctccggacgtgcaggctcagcagccatggctcacgggcccagccgctccgcggcatgtgggatcttcccggaccggggcacgaacccgtgtcccctgcatcggcaggcagactctcaaccactgcgccaccagggaagcccttatcctcttttattttcatcaaaGGCTTTACACCTTCCTGATCTTTtcttgtttacttatttgttttggtAAACTTCACTGGGGGGAGGGAGCCATTTCTCCTATTTGCCATTCTTTCCCTGgcacctaaaacagtgcctgctatgtagtaggtactcagtaaatgttcattGGATGAATTAATGAAGGCGTGCTCACAGGCAAGGAACTTGTGCTAGAAAAGCAGCAGTGTGAGACAAAGCGGGACAGGTGAGTGAGGGTCACACCAAGAAGGCTCTTAGTTGCCAAACTGAGTTTGGATATTATTCTCTGGGGAATGGAGTGTCTGTCATTGATGGTTTTCCAATAGAGGAGAAGCATGGTCAGCATTTGAGGAAGTTTGATTTGGCAGCCATGTGTAAGTCATAttcaagagagaaaaattaaagacgTTGCTTCAATCCATGACATAAAGAGCTTAGTGTCTGACCCATAGTGAGTCTCCAATAAATGAATGTTATCACCAAGCACTGTGGCAGGCACTGGGAGATACAGAACAAAAAGTCAAGATCAATAAACCTTTCTACCTCAGAAGAATTCTTCCTAAACCCTAGTGtcacattccttccctcccctttttgTCAAACTtccattaatattaatatatattatattctcaGGGCTGTCATGTCTAGGCTCTTTTAATCAGGCTTCCCACCTCCAGCGTGCCTCTGGCTTAG
Encoded proteins:
- the ZNF774 gene encoding zinc finger protein 774, whose amino-acid sequence is MMWLGTSGTSGLPGHCLESPLQGYHPAQLEEWALKGISRPSAISQLEQKEEPWVLPLQNFETRKILRESHTDFKNQVVKLNQDISETAEQCGTSSERAKKDISHAPRWGGNWERGLELEGQHGTLLGKGQQEPFSQEKELNKLLEGYIGKKPMCAECGKSFNQSSYLIRHLRTHTGERPYKCMECGKGFKQSSDLVTHHRTHTGEKPYQCHGCGKKFSDSSTLIKHQRTHTGERPHECPECGKTFGRKPHLIMHQRTHTGEKPYTCLECHKSFSRSSNFITHQRTHTGVKPYRCNDCGESFSQSSDLIKHQRTHTGERPFKCPECGKGFRDSSHFVAHMSTHSGERPFSCPYCHKSFSQSSHLVTHQRTHTGERPFQCDSCGKGFADSSALIKHQRIHTGERPYKCGECGKSFNQSSHFITHQRIHLGDRPYRCPECAKTFNQRSHFLTHQRTHTGEKPFHCSKCDKSFRQKAHLLCHQNTHLI